The following proteins come from a genomic window of Macadamia integrifolia cultivar HAES 741 chromosome 14, SCU_Mint_v3, whole genome shotgun sequence:
- the LOC122061651 gene encoding acylamino-acid-releasing enzyme-like isoform X1, with the protein MCNATKMINLRCHQNRIGSCFPFPSSISHLRRRSAKTPLVPLHFSSKELSTLFTMDVSRAVSQNEMPLALDAKSEEEYASQAKLLQEYANICSIDKAWTFKSDCGKGSQAMFLVSQANLLANKRRKHMVSANISQESNNSVSFQWTPFPVEMTGVSITVPSPSGLKLLVVRNQENGSPTQFEIWDSSQLQKEIHVPQSVHGSIYTDGWFEGISWNSDETQIAYVAEERSSSKPMFDGFGYKKGGSTDKDSGSWKGQGDWDEDWGETYAGKRQPALFIIDVNSGDVRAVQGIEKSLSVGQVVWVPSTSGLQQYLVFVGWSSESGPQKVARKLGMKYCYNRPCALYAVRSPFHEAEADEVTFKGNESKSSEMVNLTGGISSAFLPRFSPDGKSLVFFSAKSSVDSGAHCATESLHRIDWPTDGKPCSSAVIVDVVPVVMSAEDGCFPGLYSSSFLAKPWLSDGSTMILSSAWRSIKVILSINVLSGEVLRISPSDSSHSWTVLALDGDNILAVSSSPIDPPQIKYGSLTKKKAHASGTWVWMNVSSPLFRYSEKILSLLSSLQFSIMQIPVRDASNNLSGGSSKPFEAIFVSSSCQKDGVCNPLIVMLHGGPHAVSLSIFSKSLAFLSSIGYSSLIVNYRGSLGFGEEALQSLPGKVGSQDVDDVLTAIDHVVDMGLADRSKIAVLGGSHGGFLTTHLIGQEPDRFVAAAVRNPVCNLALMMGTTDIPDWCYVGTYGSEGKTHYTEAPSVEHLNLFYNKSPISHISKVKTPTIFLLGAQDLRVPVSNGLQYARALKEKGVEVKVIVFPNDVHAIERPQSDFESLLNIGVWFKKYCV; encoded by the exons ATGTGTAACGCCACAAAAATGATTAATTTGAGATGCCATCAGAATCGGATTGGCTCCTGCTTCCCATTTCCTTCTTCCATATCCCATCTCCGGCGGAGGTCTGCAAAGACGCCTCTCGTACCTTTACACTTCTCCTC TAAGGAGTTGTCGACCTTGTTCACAATGGATGTTTCAAGAGCTGTGTCCCAAAATGAAATGCCATTGGCCTTAGATGCAAAATCCGAGGAAGAATATGCTTCCCAGGCTAAATTACTTCAAGAGTACGCCAATATATGTAGCATTGACAAGGCATGGACTTTTAAGTCTGATTGTG GAAAGGGCTCCCAGGCAATGTTTCTTGTTAGCCAAGCAAATCTCTTGGCAAACAAAAGGAGGAAACACATGGTATCTGCTAATATTTCACAGGAAAGTAACAATTCTGTCAGCTTCCAGTGGACCCCATTTCCTGTTGAGATGACAGGTGTGTCTATAACCGTTCCATCACCATCAGGTTTGAAGCTTCTTGTAGTTCGGAATCAGGAAAATGGATCTCCCACCCAATTCGAGATATGGGACTCATCTCAGTTGCAGAAGGAAATACATGTCCCACAATCTGTTCATGGATCAATATATACAGATGGATG GTTTGAGGGTATCTCTTGGAACTCTGATGAAACCCAAATTGCTTATGTTGCTGAGGAGCGATCTTCCTCAAAGCCTATGTTTGATGGTTTTGGCTACAAGAAAGGAGGTTCTACAGATAAGGATTCTGGTAGCTGGAAAGGTCAAGGAGACTGGGATGAGGACTGGGGAGAAACCTATGCAGGGAAAAGGCAGCCAGCACTCTTTATCATAGATGTTAACAG TGGTGATGTTCGTGCTGTTCAAGGAATTGAGAAGTCCTTGAGTGTTGGACAAGTAGTGTGGGTGCCATCAACCAGTGGTTTGCAACAATATTTGGTTTTTGTTGGATGGTCATCAGAAAGTGGTCCGCAGAAAGTTGCAAGAAAGCTTGGTATGAAATACTGTTACAATAGGCCATGCGCCTTGTATGCAGTTAGGTCTCCATTTCATGAAGCAGAAGCTGATGAAGTTACATTCAA AGGTAATGAAAGCAAGAGCTCTGAGATGGTTAATCTAACTGGAGGTATAAGTAGTGCCTTCCTCCCACGGTTCAG TCCAGATGGAAAGTCTCTAGTATTTTTTTCTGCAAAAAGTTCTGTGGATAGTGGAGCACACTGCGCGACAGAATCGCTTCACAGAATTGACTGGCCCACAGATGGAAAGCCATGCTCATCTGCAGTCATTGTTGATGTG GTCCCTGTAGTGATGTCTGCTGAGGATGGTTGCTTCCCTGGGCTTTATAGTTCAAGTTTCCTTGCTAAACCTTGGCTTTCTGATGGATCTACAATGATTTTGTCTTCTGCCTGGCGAAGCATTAAAGTGATACTTTCGATAAATGTGCTGAG TGGTGAAGTATTGCGCATTAGCCCCAGTGACTCGAGTCATTCGTGGACCGTTCTTGCGCTGGACGGGGACAATATTCTTGCCG TGTCTAGCAGTCCCATAGACCCTCCTCAAATCAAGTATGGAAGTCTTACAAAGAAGAAAGCACATGCAAGTGGTACATGGGTTTGGATGAATGTCTCAAGCCCCCTATTTAGATACTCTGAGAAG ATTTTATCTTTGCTATCATCCCTTCAGTTCAGTATAATGCAGATTCCTGTTAGGGATGCATCCAACAACCTTAGTGGAG GTTCCAGTAAACCTTTTGAAGCTATATTTGTATCTTCAAGCTGTCAGAAGGATGGCGTATGTAATCCACTAATTGTAATGCTTCATGGTGGACCACATGCTGTCTCTTTGtcaatattttcaaaatctctTGCATTTCTATCTTCAATTGGTTACAGCTCGCTGATAGTAAATTATAG AGGTTCACTGGGGTTCGGAGAGGAGGCATTACAATCTCTTCCCGGGAAAGTTGGGTCCCAG GATGTTGATGATGTTCTAACAGCTATAGATCATGTAGTTGACATGGGACTAGCTGATCGATCTAAAATAGCTGTGCTTGGAGGTTCACATGGTGGTTTTTTGACAACCCACTTAATTGGCCAG GAACCAGATCGGTTTGTTGCAGCAGCTGTGAGGAATCCTGTTTGTAACCTTGCATTGATGATGGGTACAACTGATATTCCTGACTGGTGTTATGTAGGGACCTATGGTAGTGAAGGAAAAACCCATTATACAGAGGCACCTTCAGTTGAACACCTGAATCTTTTCTACAACAAATCTCCTATTTCACACATCTCGAAG GTCAAAACTCcaacaatttttcttttgggtgcccaggatcttcgagttcccGTTTCCAATGGGTTGCAa TATGCTAGGGCATTGAAGGAGAAAGGAGTTGAGGTCAAAGTTATTGTGTTTCCTAACGATGTTCATGCAATTGAACG ACCGCAATCTGACTTTGAAAGCTTACTTAACATTGGAGTGTGGTTCAAGAAGTATTGTGTATAA
- the LOC122061651 gene encoding acylamino-acid-releasing enzyme-like isoform X2 has translation MDVSRAVSQNEMPLALDAKSEEEYASQAKLLQEYANICSIDKAWTFKSDCGKGSQAMFLVSQANLLANKRRKHMVSANISQESNNSVSFQWTPFPVEMTGVSITVPSPSGLKLLVVRNQENGSPTQFEIWDSSQLQKEIHVPQSVHGSIYTDGWFEGISWNSDETQIAYVAEERSSSKPMFDGFGYKKGGSTDKDSGSWKGQGDWDEDWGETYAGKRQPALFIIDVNSGDVRAVQGIEKSLSVGQVVWVPSTSGLQQYLVFVGWSSESGPQKVARKLGMKYCYNRPCALYAVRSPFHEAEADEVTFKGNESKSSEMVNLTGGISSAFLPRFSPDGKSLVFFSAKSSVDSGAHCATESLHRIDWPTDGKPCSSAVIVDVVPVVMSAEDGCFPGLYSSSFLAKPWLSDGSTMILSSAWRSIKVILSINVLSGEVLRISPSDSSHSWTVLALDGDNILAVSSSPIDPPQIKYGSLTKKKAHASGTWVWMNVSSPLFRYSEKILSLLSSLQFSIMQIPVRDASNNLSGGSSKPFEAIFVSSSCQKDGVCNPLIVMLHGGPHAVSLSIFSKSLAFLSSIGYSSLIVNYRGSLGFGEEALQSLPGKVGSQDVDDVLTAIDHVVDMGLADRSKIAVLGGSHGGFLTTHLIGQEPDRFVAAAVRNPVCNLALMMGTTDIPDWCYVGTYGSEGKTHYTEAPSVEHLNLFYNKSPISHISKVKTPTIFLLGAQDLRVPVSNGLQYARALKEKGVEVKVIVFPNDVHAIERPQSDFESLLNIGVWFKKYCV, from the exons ATGGATGTTTCAAGAGCTGTGTCCCAAAATGAAATGCCATTGGCCTTAGATGCAAAATCCGAGGAAGAATATGCTTCCCAGGCTAAATTACTTCAAGAGTACGCCAATATATGTAGCATTGACAAGGCATGGACTTTTAAGTCTGATTGTG GAAAGGGCTCCCAGGCAATGTTTCTTGTTAGCCAAGCAAATCTCTTGGCAAACAAAAGGAGGAAACACATGGTATCTGCTAATATTTCACAGGAAAGTAACAATTCTGTCAGCTTCCAGTGGACCCCATTTCCTGTTGAGATGACAGGTGTGTCTATAACCGTTCCATCACCATCAGGTTTGAAGCTTCTTGTAGTTCGGAATCAGGAAAATGGATCTCCCACCCAATTCGAGATATGGGACTCATCTCAGTTGCAGAAGGAAATACATGTCCCACAATCTGTTCATGGATCAATATATACAGATGGATG GTTTGAGGGTATCTCTTGGAACTCTGATGAAACCCAAATTGCTTATGTTGCTGAGGAGCGATCTTCCTCAAAGCCTATGTTTGATGGTTTTGGCTACAAGAAAGGAGGTTCTACAGATAAGGATTCTGGTAGCTGGAAAGGTCAAGGAGACTGGGATGAGGACTGGGGAGAAACCTATGCAGGGAAAAGGCAGCCAGCACTCTTTATCATAGATGTTAACAG TGGTGATGTTCGTGCTGTTCAAGGAATTGAGAAGTCCTTGAGTGTTGGACAAGTAGTGTGGGTGCCATCAACCAGTGGTTTGCAACAATATTTGGTTTTTGTTGGATGGTCATCAGAAAGTGGTCCGCAGAAAGTTGCAAGAAAGCTTGGTATGAAATACTGTTACAATAGGCCATGCGCCTTGTATGCAGTTAGGTCTCCATTTCATGAAGCAGAAGCTGATGAAGTTACATTCAA AGGTAATGAAAGCAAGAGCTCTGAGATGGTTAATCTAACTGGAGGTATAAGTAGTGCCTTCCTCCCACGGTTCAG TCCAGATGGAAAGTCTCTAGTATTTTTTTCTGCAAAAAGTTCTGTGGATAGTGGAGCACACTGCGCGACAGAATCGCTTCACAGAATTGACTGGCCCACAGATGGAAAGCCATGCTCATCTGCAGTCATTGTTGATGTG GTCCCTGTAGTGATGTCTGCTGAGGATGGTTGCTTCCCTGGGCTTTATAGTTCAAGTTTCCTTGCTAAACCTTGGCTTTCTGATGGATCTACAATGATTTTGTCTTCTGCCTGGCGAAGCATTAAAGTGATACTTTCGATAAATGTGCTGAG TGGTGAAGTATTGCGCATTAGCCCCAGTGACTCGAGTCATTCGTGGACCGTTCTTGCGCTGGACGGGGACAATATTCTTGCCG TGTCTAGCAGTCCCATAGACCCTCCTCAAATCAAGTATGGAAGTCTTACAAAGAAGAAAGCACATGCAAGTGGTACATGGGTTTGGATGAATGTCTCAAGCCCCCTATTTAGATACTCTGAGAAG ATTTTATCTTTGCTATCATCCCTTCAGTTCAGTATAATGCAGATTCCTGTTAGGGATGCATCCAACAACCTTAGTGGAG GTTCCAGTAAACCTTTTGAAGCTATATTTGTATCTTCAAGCTGTCAGAAGGATGGCGTATGTAATCCACTAATTGTAATGCTTCATGGTGGACCACATGCTGTCTCTTTGtcaatattttcaaaatctctTGCATTTCTATCTTCAATTGGTTACAGCTCGCTGATAGTAAATTATAG AGGTTCACTGGGGTTCGGAGAGGAGGCATTACAATCTCTTCCCGGGAAAGTTGGGTCCCAG GATGTTGATGATGTTCTAACAGCTATAGATCATGTAGTTGACATGGGACTAGCTGATCGATCTAAAATAGCTGTGCTTGGAGGTTCACATGGTGGTTTTTTGACAACCCACTTAATTGGCCAG GAACCAGATCGGTTTGTTGCAGCAGCTGTGAGGAATCCTGTTTGTAACCTTGCATTGATGATGGGTACAACTGATATTCCTGACTGGTGTTATGTAGGGACCTATGGTAGTGAAGGAAAAACCCATTATACAGAGGCACCTTCAGTTGAACACCTGAATCTTTTCTACAACAAATCTCCTATTTCACACATCTCGAAG GTCAAAACTCcaacaatttttcttttgggtgcccaggatcttcgagttcccGTTTCCAATGGGTTGCAa TATGCTAGGGCATTGAAGGAGAAAGGAGTTGAGGTCAAAGTTATTGTGTTTCCTAACGATGTTCATGCAATTGAACG ACCGCAATCTGACTTTGAAAGCTTACTTAACATTGGAGTGTGGTTCAAGAAGTATTGTGTATAA
- the LOC122061651 gene encoding acylamino-acid-releasing enzyme-like isoform X3, producing MCNATKMINLRCHQNRIGSCFPFPSSISHLRRRSAKTPLVPLHFSSKELSTLFTMDVSRAVSQNEMPLALDAKSEEEYASQAKLLQEYANICSIDKAWTFKSDCGKGSQAMFLVSQANLLANKRRKHMVSANISQESNNSVSFQWTPFPVEMTGVSITVPSPSGLKLLVVRNQENGSPTQFEIWDSSQLQKEIHVPQSVHGSIYTDGWFEGISWNSDETQIAYVAEERSSSKPMFDGFGYKKGGSTDKDSGSWKGQGDWDEDWGETYAGKRQPALFIIDVNSGDVRAVQGIEKSLSVGQVVWVPSTSGLQQYLVFVGWSSESGPQKVARKLGMKYCYNRPCALYAVRSPFHEAEADEVTFKGNESKSSEMVNLTGGISSAFLPRFSPDGKSLVFFSAKSSVDSGAHCATESLHRIDWPTDGKPCSSAVIVDVVPVVMSAEDGCFPGLYSSSFLAKPWLSDGSTMILSSAWRSIKVILSINVLSGEVLRISPSDSSHSWTVLALDGDNILAVSSSPIDPPQIKYGSLTKKKAHASGTWVWMNVSSPLFRYSEKILSLLSSLQFSIMQIPVRDASNNLSGGSSKPFEAIFVSSSCQKDGVCNPLIVMLHGGPHAVSLSIFSKSLAFLSSIGYSSLIVNYRGSLGFGEEALQSLPGKVGSQDVDDVLTAIDHVVDMGLADRSKIAVLGGSHGGFLTTHLIGQEPDRFVAAAVRNPVCNLALMMGTTDIPDWCYVGTYGSEGKTHYTEAPSVEHLNLFYNKSPISHISKHTISGKTQIA from the exons ATGTGTAACGCCACAAAAATGATTAATTTGAGATGCCATCAGAATCGGATTGGCTCCTGCTTCCCATTTCCTTCTTCCATATCCCATCTCCGGCGGAGGTCTGCAAAGACGCCTCTCGTACCTTTACACTTCTCCTC TAAGGAGTTGTCGACCTTGTTCACAATGGATGTTTCAAGAGCTGTGTCCCAAAATGAAATGCCATTGGCCTTAGATGCAAAATCCGAGGAAGAATATGCTTCCCAGGCTAAATTACTTCAAGAGTACGCCAATATATGTAGCATTGACAAGGCATGGACTTTTAAGTCTGATTGTG GAAAGGGCTCCCAGGCAATGTTTCTTGTTAGCCAAGCAAATCTCTTGGCAAACAAAAGGAGGAAACACATGGTATCTGCTAATATTTCACAGGAAAGTAACAATTCTGTCAGCTTCCAGTGGACCCCATTTCCTGTTGAGATGACAGGTGTGTCTATAACCGTTCCATCACCATCAGGTTTGAAGCTTCTTGTAGTTCGGAATCAGGAAAATGGATCTCCCACCCAATTCGAGATATGGGACTCATCTCAGTTGCAGAAGGAAATACATGTCCCACAATCTGTTCATGGATCAATATATACAGATGGATG GTTTGAGGGTATCTCTTGGAACTCTGATGAAACCCAAATTGCTTATGTTGCTGAGGAGCGATCTTCCTCAAAGCCTATGTTTGATGGTTTTGGCTACAAGAAAGGAGGTTCTACAGATAAGGATTCTGGTAGCTGGAAAGGTCAAGGAGACTGGGATGAGGACTGGGGAGAAACCTATGCAGGGAAAAGGCAGCCAGCACTCTTTATCATAGATGTTAACAG TGGTGATGTTCGTGCTGTTCAAGGAATTGAGAAGTCCTTGAGTGTTGGACAAGTAGTGTGGGTGCCATCAACCAGTGGTTTGCAACAATATTTGGTTTTTGTTGGATGGTCATCAGAAAGTGGTCCGCAGAAAGTTGCAAGAAAGCTTGGTATGAAATACTGTTACAATAGGCCATGCGCCTTGTATGCAGTTAGGTCTCCATTTCATGAAGCAGAAGCTGATGAAGTTACATTCAA AGGTAATGAAAGCAAGAGCTCTGAGATGGTTAATCTAACTGGAGGTATAAGTAGTGCCTTCCTCCCACGGTTCAG TCCAGATGGAAAGTCTCTAGTATTTTTTTCTGCAAAAAGTTCTGTGGATAGTGGAGCACACTGCGCGACAGAATCGCTTCACAGAATTGACTGGCCCACAGATGGAAAGCCATGCTCATCTGCAGTCATTGTTGATGTG GTCCCTGTAGTGATGTCTGCTGAGGATGGTTGCTTCCCTGGGCTTTATAGTTCAAGTTTCCTTGCTAAACCTTGGCTTTCTGATGGATCTACAATGATTTTGTCTTCTGCCTGGCGAAGCATTAAAGTGATACTTTCGATAAATGTGCTGAG TGGTGAAGTATTGCGCATTAGCCCCAGTGACTCGAGTCATTCGTGGACCGTTCTTGCGCTGGACGGGGACAATATTCTTGCCG TGTCTAGCAGTCCCATAGACCCTCCTCAAATCAAGTATGGAAGTCTTACAAAGAAGAAAGCACATGCAAGTGGTACATGGGTTTGGATGAATGTCTCAAGCCCCCTATTTAGATACTCTGAGAAG ATTTTATCTTTGCTATCATCCCTTCAGTTCAGTATAATGCAGATTCCTGTTAGGGATGCATCCAACAACCTTAGTGGAG GTTCCAGTAAACCTTTTGAAGCTATATTTGTATCTTCAAGCTGTCAGAAGGATGGCGTATGTAATCCACTAATTGTAATGCTTCATGGTGGACCACATGCTGTCTCTTTGtcaatattttcaaaatctctTGCATTTCTATCTTCAATTGGTTACAGCTCGCTGATAGTAAATTATAG AGGTTCACTGGGGTTCGGAGAGGAGGCATTACAATCTCTTCCCGGGAAAGTTGGGTCCCAG GATGTTGATGATGTTCTAACAGCTATAGATCATGTAGTTGACATGGGACTAGCTGATCGATCTAAAATAGCTGTGCTTGGAGGTTCACATGGTGGTTTTTTGACAACCCACTTAATTGGCCAG GAACCAGATCGGTTTGTTGCAGCAGCTGTGAGGAATCCTGTTTGTAACCTTGCATTGATGATGGGTACAACTGATATTCCTGACTGGTGTTATGTAGGGACCTATGGTAGTGAAGGAAAAACCCATTATACAGAGGCACCTTCAGTTGAACACCTGAATCTTTTCTACAACAAATCTCCTATTTCACACATCTCGAAG CATACTATTTCTGGGAAAACTCAGATTGCTTGA